The Candida dubliniensis CD36 chromosome 2, complete sequence genome contains a region encoding:
- a CDS encoding constituent of pre-ribosomal particles, putative (Similar to S. cerevisiae NSA1) — MKVIVSADDTGSAKEVICNEGTDTSKQNATQPISIDNCLLEPSGSVKSRIIHFLSFNYQFLIGARLGGQVSVYELSDEESDEKFKLLHNFELPVDVQDKPIALLRVEILDSILVAFESSKLFLIHINESFNFKPLELVLPEYKPISAFAINPQAENIVALGGKEHDLQILQLFNKNVNSTVFKKKNYENEFKPEIIFRAKNVRNDHLDLRVPIWITNILFAKAEKGYKLITSTRYGQIRLYDTAEGRKPRKDYQITEKPILTLTFANDEQTEIIVTDTHSLIAKYSLTQVDDKGFKTISASAGEIVKPVPKLLGKFTGGNTGATFGVHVYERIAAFAGLDRYLRVFDLESREILAKVYLGVEASALLILDDEDTEDEETKKRKREDEEDDEELWNQLDTKKKTNTI; from the coding sequence ATGAAAGTAATTGTATCAGCTGATGACACTGGATCAGCTAAGGAAGTGATTTGCAATGAAGGTACAGATacatcaaaacaaaatgcCACTCAACCGATATCTATTGacaattgtttattagaGCCCTCAGGATCAGTAAAGTCAAGAATCATCCATTTCCTCAGTTTCAActatcaatttttgataGGGGCCAGACTTGGAGGACAAGTTTCTGTTTACGAATTGAGCGACGAAGAGTCAGACGAAAAGTTCAAATTATTACACAACTTTGAATTGCCTGTTGACGTTCAAGATAAGCCCATTGCATTACTAAGAGTGGAGATTTTGGATAGTATACTTGTTGCTTTTGAATCTTCAAAGCTTTTTTTAATACACATTAATGAATCCTTCAACTTTAAGCCACTTGAGCTTGTGCTTCCAGAATACAAGCCAATTAGTGCATTTGCAATCAATCCACAAGCGGAAAACATTGTGGCATTAGGAGGAAAGGAACACGATCTTCAAATACTACAACTATTTAACAAAAACGTCAACAGTACagttttcaaaaagaaaaattacgAAAACGAATTTAAGCCAGAAATCATCTTCAGAGCAAAAAATGTCAGAAATGATCACCTAGATTTGAGAGTCCCAATATGGAtaacaaatattttatttgcCAAGGCAGAGAAGGGATACAAACTTATCACATCAACAAGATATGGCCAAATTAGATTATACGATACAGCAGAAGGAAGGAAACCTAGAAAGGATTACCAAATAACagaaaaaccaatattAACCTTAACATTTGCTAACGACGAACAGACGGAAATCATTGTCACTGACACGCACAGCCTTATAGCAAAATATTCATTAACTCAAGTGGATGACAAAGGATTCAAGACCATATCTGCTTCTGCAGGCGAAATAGTTAAACCAGTACCAAAATTGTTGGGCAAATTCACCGGCGGAAACACAGGAGCGACATTTGGGGTACATGTGTATGAAAGGATAGCCGCCTTTGCTGGATTGGATAGATATTTGAGAGTGTTCGATTTGGAATCTCGTGAAATATTGGCCAAAGTCTATCTTGGTGTCGAAGCTTCAgcattattgatattggaCGATGAAGACACAGAGGACGAAGAAACGAAAAAGCGTAAAAGAGAAGATGAAGAGGACGATGAAGAATTATGGAATCAATTGGAtactaaaaagaaaacaaatacTATATAG
- a CDS encoding GlcNAc-1-P transferase, putative (Similar to S. cerevisiae ALG7) — translation MFVRLFKLAVIVAAIAAITPNNPIRTSVSFGCIGYVATLSVIPKVSPSFIKIGLKGKDLSKPPPVSEIPETMGLVASTTYMFLMFGLIPFIFFKYLLSFGSMSNDEIITKNYLSQYKALADNRLFPHNKLAEYLSAMLCLQSTTLLGLLDDLFDIRWRHKFFLPAVASLPLLIVYYVDFSVTSVVIPKFVTDFPGGYLLINTINFFIKYSNHLVTSITGLSFRTLQTDYVVPDSSPKLIDLGIFYYVYMSAISIFSPNSINILAGVNGLEVGQSLVLAAIFLINDFCYLLSSGISQAAHDSHMFSVIFIIPFVGVSLALLQYNWFPARVFVGDTYCYFSGMVFAIVGILGHFSKTLLIFLLPQIINFIYSVPQLFHILPCPRHRLPRFNVNDGLMYPSFAELKKTSSLNLAILETLSLFKLIQVERDSKSNQIVRFSNMTIINLTLVWLGPLREDHLCISILTFQFVIGVAMIAVRHTIGPWLFGYDNLSWGVK, via the coding sequence ATGTTTGTGAGGCTTTTTAAACTTGCAGTAATAGTTGCAGCAATAGCAGCAATAACCCCTAATAACCCAATACGTACCCTGGTTTCATTTGGGTGTATAGGGTACGTGGCAACCTTACTGGTAATACCAAAGGTTAGCCCAAGTTTTATCAAGATCGGGCTCAAAGGGAAAGATTTGTCtaaaccaccaccagtaTCAGAAATACCAGAAACAATGGGGCTAGTGGCATCAACTACATACATGTTTCTTATGTTTGGTCTTATcccatttatttttttcaaataccTTCTTTCCTTTGGATCAATGTCCAACGACGAGATAATAACTAAAAACTACTTGTCTCAATATAAGGCTCTTGCTGACAACAGGTTATTTCCCCACAATAAGTTAGCAGAATACTTGAGTGCCATGTTATGTTTACAAAGTACTACATTGTTGGGGTTATTGGATGACTTGTTTGATATCAGGTGGCGTCACAAGTTTTTCTTACCTGCCGTAGCATCATTACCCTTATTGATTGTTTACTACGTTGACTTTAGTGTTACCTCAGTCGTGATACCTAAGTTTGTCACTGATTTCCCTGGAGGTTACCTTCTAATTAATaccatcaattttttcataaaATATAGTAATCACTTGGTGACAAGCATCACAGGTCTTTCATTTAGAACATTACAAACAGACTATGTTGTTCCAGATAGTTCACCAaagttgattgatttgGGAATTTTCTACTATGTGTATATGTCGGctatttcaattttctcGCCGAATTCAATCAACATTCTCGCTGGGGTTAATGGCTTGGAGGTTGGACAATCATTAGTTCTAGCAGCcatatttttgattaatgatTTCTGCTATCTTCTTTCATCAGGAATATCACAAGCAGCTCATGATTCACATATGTTTTCTGTGATATTCATAATTCCTTTTGTCGGAGTATCGTTAGCTTTGTTGCAATATAACTGGTTTCCTGCAAGAGTGTTTGTTGGCGATACTTATTGCTATTTCAGTGGTATGGTGTTTGCTATTGTCGGTATTTTGGggcatttttcaaaaactcttttgatatttttgttaccgcaaataatcaattttatatattcGGTTCCTCAATTGTTTCACATTTTGCCATGTCCAAGGCACAGACTACCTAGATTTAATGTCAACGATGGTTTAATGTACCCCAGTTTTGCCgaattaaagaaaacaagCAGTCTAAACTTGGCGATTTTGGAAACACTCAGTCTTTTCAAGCTCATACAAGTAGAAAGGGATTCCAAACTGAACCAGATTGTTAGATTTTCCAATATGACCATAATTAATCTCACATTGGTGTGGCTTGGTCCTTTACGAGAAGACCATTTATGTATTTCTATCTTGACCTTTCAGTTTGTTATTGGCGTGGCAATGATAGCTGTTAGACATACCATTGGACCATGGTTATTTGGATACGATAATTTATCATGGGGTGTAAAATAA
- a CDS encoding fumarylacetoacetate hydrolase family protein, putative (Similar to C. albicans FAH2): MSWKRLIRFVARDGKIYRGEPIFTNTNYDVGKKYLAGEQQLKARVIKGTNIFENTIVTEEILEVVKLLGPLTPEDVPIVKCIGLNYMKHIEESGIPAPPYPPLFYKPRTCIADFNEPIPISKIAQVDQCDYEGELCVVIGKSGKNIDKENALEYVGGYVVGNDVSARTWQLDPKYAGGAPQWCFSKSFDKYAPLGPQLVSPSVIKDPSTLHLQTRVNGELRQDSPTSDLLFNVSEIIAFLSQSTTLEQGTVIMTGTPSGVAMGMKDQKYLQDGDEVEVYITQIGTLVNKMRFE; the protein is encoded by the coding sequence atgaGTTGGAAAAGACTAATCAGATTTGTTGCCCGAGATGGGAAGATTTATAGGGGAGAACCAATTTTCACTAATACTAATTACGATGTTGGTAAAAAATATCTTGCTGGTGAACAACAACTCAAAGCTAGAGTTATAAAAGGAACAaacatttttgaaaacacAATTGTAACAGAGGAGATATTAGAAGTGGTGAAATTGTTAGGTCCTTTGACTCCCGAAGATGTCCCCATTGTCAAATGCATTGGCTTAAACTACATGAAGCATATCGAGGAAAGTGGTATACCAGCGCCACCTTACCCTCCGTTGTTTTACAAACCTCGAACCTGCATAGCGGACTTTAATGAACCCATTCctatttcaaaaattgcACAAGTAGACCAATGTGATTATGAAGGTGAATTATGTGTTGTCATAGGAAAATCTGggaaaaatattgataaagaGAATGCATTAGAATATGTTGGTGGCTATGTTGTTGGTAATGATGTTTCTGCCAGAACTTGGCAATTAGATCCAAAATATGCTGGTGGTGCTCCACAATGGTGTTTCTCTAAAtcttttgataaatatgcTCCCTTGGGTCCTCAGTTGGTTTCACCTAGTGTTATAAAAGATCCGTCAACTTTACATTTACAAACTCGAGTTAACGGAGAGTTGCGACAAGATTCCCCTACTTcagatttattattcaacGTTTCCGAAATAATTGCCTTTCTTTCTCAATCCACCACGTTAGAGCAAGGAACTGTCATAATGACAGGAACACCAAGTGGTGTTGCCATGGGAATGAAAGACCAGAAGTATTTACAAGATGGTGATGAGGTTGAGGTGTACATCACACAAATTGGTACTTTGGTCAATAAGATGAGATTTGAATAA
- a CDS encoding ATP-binding cassette protein involved in Ribosome Biogenesis, putative (Similar to S. cerevisiae ARB1), with product MSISASKAKREQKRLEREAKKAAAGKSTKKTKKQAEKDAAEDEVEGAEEQIAKMKLQTDEHGLSDRVTTGVLESLETSRDIKLSSVSLLFHGKVLIQDSTLELNYGRRYGLLGENGCGKSTLLKSIAAREFPIPEHIDIYLLNEPAEATEYSALEYVVREAEHEMKRLEDLVEELIVKEGPECPALDGLYEKIDEMDPSTFESRAAIILTGLGFNSVTINKKTKDMSGGWRMRVALAKALFVKPTLLLLDDPTAHLDLAACVWLEEYLKRFDRILILVSHSQDFLNGVCTNMIDMRLKLLTLYGGNYDSYVKTRAELETNQMKQYNKQQEEIAHIKKFIASAGTYANLVKQAKSRQKILDKMEADGLIQPVVPDKVFTFRFPEVEKLPPPVLAFDDMSFSYSGKPEDNLYEHLDIGIDMDSRVALVGPNGVGKSTLLKLFQGKLQPQTGRVIQHTHIKLGVYSQHSADQLDLTKSPLEFVRDKFANISQDYQYWRGQLGRYGLSGEAQTAQMATLSEGQRSRVVFALLALEAPNLILLDEPTNGLDLGTIDSLADAINAFNGGVVVVSHDFRLLDKVAKDIFVIENKTATRWDGSILDYKKSLAAKVVL from the coding sequence atgtctATTTCTGCATCAAAAGCTAAAAGAGAACAAAAGCGTTTGGAAAGAGAAGCCAAAAAGGCTGCTGCTGGTAAAAGCACCAAAAAAACCAAGAAGCAAGCTGAAAAAGATGCTGCTGAAGACGAAGTTGAAGGTGCTGAAGAACAAATTGccaaaatgaaattacaAACAGATGAACATGGTTTATCTGATAGAGTCACCACTGGGGTCTTGGAATCTTTGGAAACATCGAGGGATATTAAATTGTCGTCTGTGTCTCTTTTATTCCATGGTAAAGTCTTGATTCAAGATTCTACGttggaattgaattatGGTCGTAGGTACGGGTTATTGGGTGAAAATGGTTGTGGTAAGTCTACTTTGTTGAAGTCCATTGCTGCCAGAGAATTCCCTATTCCCGAACATATTGATATCTATTTGTTGAATGAACCTGCCGAAGCTACTGAATATTCTGCTTTAGAATATGTTGTTAGAGAAGCAGAACATGAAATGAAAAGATTGGAAGATTTggttgaagaattgattgttAAGGAAGGTCCAGAATGTCCTGCATTGGACGGTCTTTACGAAAAGATTGACGAAATGGATCCATCAACTTTTGAAAGTAGAGCAGCAATCATTTTGACTGGTTTGGGTTTCAACTCAGTTACTATTAACAAAAAGACCAAAGATATGTCAGGGGGTTGGAGAATGCGTGTTGCATTAGCAAAGGCTTTATTTGTTAAACCAACCTTGTTGTTATTGGATGATCCTACTGCCCATTTGGATTTAGCTGCTTGTGTCTGGTTGGAAGAATACTTGAAGAGATTTGATagaattttaattttggttTCCCATTCTCAAGATTTCCTTAATGGTGTCTGTACCAATATGATCGATATGAGATTGAAACTCTTGACATTGTACGGTGGTAACTACGATTCTTACGTTAAGACTAGAGCCGAATTGGAAACCAACCAAATGaaacaatacaataaacaacaagaagaaattgccCATATCAAGAAATTCATTGCATCTGCTGGTACTTATGCTAACTTGGTAAAGCAAGCCAAATCTAgacaaaaaattttggaTAAAATGGAAGCTGATGGTTTGATTCAACCAGTCGTTCCAGATAAAGTTTTCACTTTTAGATTCCCTGAAGTGGAAAAATTGCCACCACCAGTTTTAGCATTCGACGATATGTCATTTTCATACTCTGGCAAGCCAGAAGATAACTTGTATGAGCACTTAGACATTGGTATCGATATGGACTCTAGAGTGGCTCTTGTGGGACCAAATGGGGTTGGTAAGTCTACTTTGTTAAAATTATTCCAAGGAAAATTACAACCTCAAACTGGTAGAGTGATTCAACATACACACATTAAATTGGGTGTCTATTCACAACACTCTGCTGATCAATTGGATTTAACCAAATCTCCTTTAGAGTTTGTGCGTGATAAATTTGCCAACATTTCACAAGATTATCAATACTGGAGAGGCCAGTTGGGTCGTTATGGTTTAAGCGGTGAAGCACAGACCGCCCAAATGGCAACTTTATCTGAAGGTCAAAGATCTCGTGTTGTTTTTGCATTATTAGCTTTGGAAGCTCCAAATTTGATCTTGTTGGACGAACCTACAAATGGTTTAGATTTAGGTACTATTGATTCTTTAGCTGATGCTATCAATGCCTTTAATGGGGgtgtggttgttgtttcgCACGATTTCAGATTATTGGATAAAGTTGCAAAGGACATTTTCGtcattgaaaataaaacagCTACAAGATGGGATGGATCTATTTTGGATTACAAAAAATCATTGGCTGCCAAGGTTGTATTATAG
- a CDS encoding actin-binding protein, putative (Similar to S. cerevisiae VRP1), which produces MAAPPPPPPPPPPPSGLGNLPPGPPPSMPPGRDALLGDIRKGAKLKKATTVDKSKPMIDSKVSVSSAPPQMSGSSSGVTNSSPSAPAVPQLGDIFAGGMPKLKHVDNRSGIVPSSAPKIPTLNTAQVPSRPIKAESSISVSTQKSSNLPPPVPPVAPPIPSQAPPPPTIQKRTPPKVPPTRPKKSSHIRNSSQNNSNVQEPSSKPPPLPSGPPPVPTSAPPLPNNIPPPPPPAPQAPPPTVSARPEKSNQGNVPTAPPLPAGGLPFLSEINAKRDDKNVISSVQSSNPEASPPVPGFLPPPISKNSSSNAPGVPNIPPPPPAPPAPPALPTAPPLPALGTSKKENDTTKTNSSNVAPPAAGGSLPFLAQINAKRNDKFVVDGSNNSYTTKNGETPESSSGVSKKQTADAKFSSSSNAPRNTGKSSIAGKHHMSFNPFSHNKKQENQTPNAPPIPQNVPPVPPSGLPHVSASNSVKATPPVAPPPPSVPHAVPPAPPAIPTAVPPTLPTSESSQNNASSVPTSLPKSDPPLPSNSAPPPPRTKKAAPPPPPPTQGAGSGYKSSSSTSRVSSSNFNDLDLRQNAGTNLRKISASAYTINPRNASNGDSKPEKLVIDDKRFKFVNANALPNPRRFGDRGEKEKLYPSGRGSSVPLDLSLFA; this is translated from the coding sequence ATGGCtgcaccaccaccaccacctcctCCTCCCCCACCACCATCAGGTTTAGGGAATTTACCACCAGGGCCTCCTCCATCAATGCCACCAGGCAGAGATGCATTGTTGGGAGATATTAGAAAAGGTGCGAAATTAAAGAAAGCAACTACCGTGGATAAATCCAAACCCATGATAGATTCCAAAGTATCTGTATCTAGCGCCCCACCTCAAATGCTGGGCAGCAGTTCAGGAGTAACAAATTCGCTGCCCTCTGCTCCTGCTGTTCCTCAATTGGGCGATATATTTGCTGGAGGTATGCCTAAATTGAAACATGTAGACAATAGGTCTGGAATTGTGCCTTCATCAGCTCCCAAAATTCCAACCCTTAACACTGCCCAGGTGCCATCAAGACCAATAAAAGCCGAGTCTTCAATTTCAGTCTCCACTCAAAAATCCAGTAATTTGCCACCACCAGTTCCACCGGTGGCACCTCCGATTCCGTCGCAAGCTCCACCGCCACCTACAATTCAAAAACGTACCCCTCCAAAAGTACCACCAACGAGACCCAAGAAATCTTCACATATAAGGAATTCATCTCAAAATAACAGTAATGTACAAGAGCCTTCTTCGAAACCTCCACCATTGCCAAGTGGTCCACCACCGGTACCAACATCTGCGCCTCCTTTGCCAAACAATattccaccaccaccgccACCAGCACCACAAGCTCCACCACCTACAGTATCAGCACGACCagaaaaatcaaaccaaGGAAATGTCCCAACTGCACCCCCCCTTCCAGCAGGAGGATTGCCATTTTTATCTGAAATCAATGCTAAAAGAGATGATAAAAACGTCATAAGTTCAGTACAAAGTTCTAACCCTGAAGCTAGTCCACCAGTACCAGGATTCTTACCTCCTCCAATTTCAAAGAACTCCTCATCAAATGCACCAGGTGTACCAAATattccaccaccaccacctgCACCACCTGCACCACCTGCACTTCCAACGGCACCACCATTACCGGCATTGGGAACTTCAAAAAAGGAAAATGATACAACTAAAACCAATTCAAGCAATGTTGCACCACCTGCAGCTGGAGGTTCTTTACCATTTTTAGCTCAAATCAATGCTAAGagaaatgataaatttgtcGTTGATGGAAGCAATAATAGTTATACCACAAAAAATGGAGAAACACCCGAGTCTCTGTCTGGTGtatcaaaaaaacaaacgGCAGACGCAAagttttcttcttcaagtAATGCACCCCGCAACACCGgcaaatcatcaattgcAGGAAAACATCATATGAGCTTCAATCCATTCTCGCATAATAAAAAGCAAGAAAACCAGACACCAAATGCCCCACCGATCCCACAAAATGTACCACCCGTACCACCAAGTGGTCTACCCCATGTGTCTGCTTCCAATTCTGTCAAAGCCACACCACCAGTCGCACCTCCACCGCCAAGTGTACCTCATGCTGTCCCACCAGCTCCACCAGCAATACCAACTGCAGTACCTCCAACATTACCAACATCAGAATCCTCTCAAAATAATGCATCTTCTGTACCAACAAGCCTACCAAAGAGTGACCCACCTTTACCATCCAACTCTGCACCGCCGCCACCTAGAACCAAAAAAGCTGCACCGCCACccccaccaccaacacAAGGTGCTGGTTCTGGATACAAATCCTCAAGCTCCACATCGAGGGTTTCTTCGTCAAATTTCAATGATTTAGACTTGAGACAAAATGCAGGAACAAACTTGAGGAAAATTTCGGCACTGGCATACACGATTAACCCTCGGAATGCTAGTAATGGAGATTCCAAACCAGAGAAATTGGTTATCGATGATAAGAGATTTAAATTTGTCAATGCTAACGCATTACCCAATCCAAGAAGGTTTGGTGATAGAGGtgaaaaggaaaagttGTACCCAAGTGGTAGAGGTTCTTCGGTGCCACTTGATTTGAGTTTGTTTGCATGA
- a CDS encoding nuclear pore protein, putative (Similar to S. cerevisiae SEH1) yields MQDDKKKNLILCIYILPGISTMKPFITGHEELIHDIKYDFYGKHIATVSSDQHIKVFDLDSATSSWILNDSWKAHDSSIAKISWAHPEFSSSKIIASCSYDRTVKIWQEQPDEMPGSGRRWLKLATLATESYGPIYDVRFAPNHLGFKLGCVGSDGIFRIYESMEPNDLTAWVLTTEIAILNSSLPAKSLQSSFGVEWCPSKFTKTEKFIVVALDQGFVYGSVPKESSGEESASDKYVKICDLPEHNGLIRSVSWAPSMGRNYHLIATGCKDGFVRIFKATEQENGDLKIETLAKLNDHKSEVWRVSWNMTGTILSSAGDDGKLRLWKCSYLNEWKCMSVINTSNRSDSRGIETEKPI; encoded by the coding sequence ATGCAGGacgataaaaaaaaaaacttaatATTATGCATCTATATACTCCCTGGTATACTGACAATGAAACCTTTTATCACTGGACATGAAGAATTGATACACGACATTAAATATGATTTTTACGGGAAGCATATAGCAACAGTTTCTTCTGATCAGCACATAAAAGTTTTTGACTTAGACTCAGCGACTTCGTCATGGATTTTAAATGACCTGTGGAAAGCACACGATTCACTGATTGCTAAAATCTCTTGGGCTCATCCAGAATTTTCAAGCTCCAAAATCATAGCATCATGTTCGTATGATAGAACTGTTAAAATATGGCAGGAACAGCCTGACGAGATGCCAGGTTCAGGGAGAAGATGGCTCAAGTTGGCAACGTTAGCCACAGAATCGTATGGTCCTATCTATGATGTTCGTTTTGCTCCTAATCATCTAGGGTTCAAGCTAGGTTGTGTTGGATCTGATGGAATTTTTAGGATATATGAATCAATGGAACCTAATGATTTGACTGCATGGGTATTGACAACAGAAATTGCAATATTGAATCTGCTGTTGCCCGCTAAAAGCTTACAAAGTAGTTTTGGTGTTGAATGGTGCCCCTctaaatttacaaaaacagaaaagTTTATAGTTGTTGCATTAGATCAGGGATTTGTTTACGGAAGCGTACCGAAGGAATCAAGTGGCGAAGAAAGCGCAAGCGACAAGTATGTCAAAATATGTGATCTACCCGAACACAACGGGCTCATAAGGTCTGTCAGTTGGGCACCCTCTATGGGTagaaattatcatttaattgCTACCGGTTGTAAAGACGGTTTTGTCAGAATATTCAAAGCCACAGAGCAAGAGAATGGAGATTTAAAGATTGAAACATTGGCTAAATTGAATGACCACAAGCTGGAAGTATGGAGAGTAAGCTGGAACATGACAGGCACCATACTTTCATCAGCTGGTGATGATGGGAAATTACGTTTATGGAAATGCAGTTATTTGAATGAGTGGAAATGCATGAGTGTGATCAACACTAGCAATAGATCAGATAGTCGTGGTATTGAAACTGAAAAACCTATATAg